From a region of the Panicum virgatum strain AP13 chromosome 2K, P.virgatum_v5, whole genome shotgun sequence genome:
- the LOC120696079 gene encoding PHD finger protein PERSISTENT TAPETAL CELL 1-like, translating into MVLDTKHFVKDYHQGFAPTNGGGVVGHAHVNLCCTLLVRDGCPELVAPYETVTLPAHATVGELKREAQRVFREMYLGLRTFTAESVVGLGVSQDACPVLGLVDVGSAVVVEGAVGEQRQQEEVGADDQGIPPANEGVMAVSEGGGDGERVVDCACGADDDDGERMACCDICEAWQHTRCAGIKDADDAPHVFVCSRCDNDVLSFPPLA; encoded by the coding sequence ATGGTCCTGGACACCAAGCACTTCGTCAAAGATTACCACCAAGGTTTCGCTCCGACCAACGGTGGTGGAGTCGTCGGGCACGCCCACGTCAACCTGTGCTGCACGCTGCTCGTGAGGGACGGGTGCCCGGAGCTGGTGGCGCCGTACGAGACGGTGACCTTGCCGGCGCATGCGACGGTGGGCGAGCTCAAGCGGGAGGCGCAGAGGGTGTTCAGGGAGATGTACCTGGGCCTGAGGACCTTCACGGCCGAGTCCGTGGTCGGGCTCGGCGTCAGCCAGGACGCCTGCCCGGTGCTCGGGCTGGTCGACGTAGGGAGCGCCGTGGTGGTCGAGGGGGCGGTcggcgagcagcggcagcaggaggAGGTGGGCGCCGACGACCAAGGCATCCCGCCGGCGAACGAGGGGGTGATGGCCGTGAGCGAggggggcggcgacggcgagagggTCGTGGACTGCGCGTGCggcgcggacgacgacgacggcgagcgcatGGCGTGCTGCGACATCTGCGAGGCGTGGCAGCACACGCGGTGCGCGGGGATCAAGGACGCCGACGACGCCCCGCACGTCTTCGTCTGCAGCCGCTGCGACAACGACGTGCTGTCGTTCCCTCCTTTAGCTTGA